Proteins co-encoded in one Armatimonadota bacterium genomic window:
- a CDS encoding ParB N-terminal domain-containing protein has product MSDGNVVEVRVDHLVVDPTVQPRMRGVTQQHVALLHEGLAAGTLPPITVTPRRDGQFVVIDGAHRLEAYRKAGVKTVPARVVEAAGYWEAFCANRDHGLPLTIEDRKRAAVWLKQHRPELSVRAIAKEVGLAVSTVQGALCQRRRIQRGGGLAVQRPDPWRRFLRALAQLYERRGDDPRFVDSLAQDLVDLVEGTSDPGLVWDALLDFVAAVERAWELTEHLYPEEGTNNTPRASSRG; this is encoded by the coding sequence ATGAGCGACGGGAACGTCGTTGAGGTTCGGGTAGATCACCTCGTGGTGGACCCGACCGTGCAACCCCGTATGCGCGGCGTCACGCAGCAGCACGTGGCGCTCCTGCACGAAGGGCTGGCTGCAGGAACGCTGCCGCCTATCACGGTTACGCCACGACGGGATGGGCAGTTCGTCGTGATTGACGGCGCACACCGGCTTGAGGCCTACCGCAAAGCCGGCGTGAAGACCGTGCCTGCGCGCGTCGTAGAAGCTGCGGGCTACTGGGAGGCGTTCTGTGCCAACCGCGACCACGGCCTGCCGCTGACCATCGAAGACCGCAAGCGCGCGGCAGTCTGGCTCAAGCAGCATCGTCCCGAGCTCAGCGTCCGGGCGATTGCGAAGGAGGTCGGCCTCGCCGTGAGCACCGTCCAGGGCGCGCTCTGCCAGCGCCGGCGGATCCAGCGCGGCGGTGGTCTGGCCGTACAGCGACCAGACCCGTGGCGGCGTTTCCTGCGGGCACTGGCGCAGCTCTACGAGCGCCGCGGCGACGACCCGCGCTTCGTGGACAGCCTCGCGCAGGACCTCGTGGATCTGGTGGAGGGCACCTCCGACCCCGGCTTGGTGTGGGATGCGCTCCTCGACTTCGTTGCAGCCGTGGAGCGGGCCTGGGAGTTGACCGAGCATCTCTATCCGGAGGAGGGCACGAACAACACGCCCCGGGCGTCGTCCCGGGGCTGA
- a CDS encoding UPF0182 family protein, whose protein sequence is MGRLRWVLWVLVILFFLLGPALARWYTDWLWFHEVGYVRVFWVPFLSRLAVTVAVGGALWVLGYANLRPVLRAGRAEVLELIDRGGGRYRGVRPRRGPAGWWGWALGVAAALGGLAASRQWVALQQFVHATPFGQVDPLFGRDVGFYVFRLPVYRLVADGLFTWLVLLVVGVAVGYASAYGRLVLRGVWLAPPGVRTHLSVLLGAVVLVRGAGFWLDAFDLLYSTRGPAFGASYADVHAVLPALRVLAALFGACGLLLVANAWLRTVRLALATVALIVVAWAVGLVVYPGVVQAVRVRPNELTAETPYIRHAITATLRAFGLDGVREREFPTAPLDAAAIARHRATVENVRLWDYRPLLRAYSQLQSFRRYYVFGDVDIDRYVIDGRPRQVMLAARELATAQLPPQARNWVNRHLVYTHGYGLVMSPVNAISEEGMPAFFVRDIPLQTIPGLVITRPEIYYGELTTDYVVVNTRVREFDYPQGDDNAYTRYAGRGGIRLGYLPRLALAYRFGDLKLALSTDIDTGSRLLFARQITQRVTRIAPFLRYDRDPYLVVVDGRLVWVIDAYTVTDRYPYAAPFGDVNYMRNSVKVVVDAYDGTVTFYAVQPDEPILRTLAAIFPELFRPAAQMPPALAAHLRYPVDLFEVQAQVYATYHMRDPQVFYNREDVWAIPREIFGNETIRMEPYYVTMRLAEGAAPEFVLILPMVSAGRENMIAWMAARNDPPHYGELIVYRFPKARTVFGPLQVESRIDQDPFISQQLSLWNQQGSQVIRGNLLVIPIEDGLLYVEPLYLQAERSQLPELKRVIAVSGARIVMAPTLDEALAELFGTRPPRPAPPALGTPGAPAGPGSGGTVGPPPSASPGGPLASGAEAARVRALAAEALATYRRAQERLRAGDLAGYGREMERLGALLEQLRQAAGP, encoded by the coding sequence ATGGGACGACTGCGGTGGGTGCTGTGGGTGCTGGTCATCCTCTTCTTCCTGTTGGGCCCGGCACTGGCCCGGTGGTACACCGACTGGCTGTGGTTCCACGAGGTGGGCTACGTCCGGGTGTTCTGGGTGCCCTTCCTCTCGCGGCTGGCCGTGACCGTCGCGGTGGGCGGCGCGCTGTGGGTGCTGGGGTACGCAAACCTCCGGCCGGTGCTGCGCGCGGGCCGGGCCGAGGTGCTGGAGCTGATCGACCGTGGTGGCGGCCGCTACCGCGGGGTGCGGCCGCGCCGGGGCCCTGCAGGCTGGTGGGGGTGGGCGCTGGGCGTCGCCGCGGCCCTGGGCGGGCTCGCCGCCTCGCGCCAGTGGGTGGCGCTCCAGCAGTTCGTCCACGCCACGCCCTTCGGGCAGGTCGACCCGCTCTTCGGCCGCGACGTAGGCTTCTACGTCTTCCGGCTGCCGGTCTACCGGCTCGTCGCCGACGGGCTGTTCACGTGGCTGGTGCTCCTTGTCGTCGGAGTCGCCGTGGGGTACGCCTCGGCCTACGGGCGCCTGGTGCTGCGCGGCGTCTGGCTCGCCCCGCCGGGGGTCCGCACGCACCTGTCGGTCTTGCTCGGGGCGGTGGTGCTGGTGCGGGGCGCGGGGTTCTGGCTCGATGCGTTCGACCTGCTCTACTCGACGCGCGGGCCGGCGTTTGGCGCCTCGTACGCCGACGTGCACGCGGTGCTGCCGGCGCTGCGGGTGCTGGCGGCGCTGTTCGGGGCCTGCGGGCTGCTGCTGGTGGCCAACGCCTGGCTGCGCACCGTGCGGCTGGCCCTGGCCACGGTAGCGCTCATCGTGGTGGCGTGGGCGGTGGGCCTGGTGGTCTACCCGGGCGTCGTGCAGGCGGTGCGGGTGCGGCCCAACGAGCTCACGGCCGAGACGCCCTACATCCGGCATGCCATCACGGCCACGCTGCGCGCCTTCGGGCTGGACGGCGTGCGCGAGCGCGAGTTCCCCACCGCGCCGCTGGATGCCGCGGCCATCGCCCGCCACCGCGCCACCGTGGAGAACGTCCGGCTGTGGGACTACCGGCCACTGCTGCGCGCCTACAGTCAGCTCCAGAGCTTCCGGCGGTACTACGTCTTTGGCGATGTGGACATCGACCGCTACGTCATCGACGGGCGGCCCCGCCAGGTGATGCTGGCCGCCCGCGAGCTGGCCACAGCCCAGCTGCCGCCGCAGGCCCGCAACTGGGTCAACCGCCACCTGGTCTACACCCACGGGTACGGGCTGGTCATGAGCCCCGTGAACGCCATCTCCGAGGAAGGGATGCCCGCGTTCTTCGTCCGCGACATCCCCCTGCAGACGATCCCGGGGCTGGTGATCACGCGGCCTGAGATCTACTACGGCGAGCTGACCACCGACTACGTGGTGGTAAACACCCGGGTGCGCGAGTTCGACTACCCCCAGGGCGACGACAACGCCTACACCCGCTACGCGGGCCGCGGCGGCATCCGCCTGGGCTACCTGCCCCGGCTGGCGCTGGCCTACCGGTTCGGCGACCTGAAGCTGGCGCTCTCGACCGACATCGACACCGGCAGCCGGCTGCTGTTCGCGCGCCAGATCACGCAGCGCGTGACCCGCATCGCGCCGTTCCTGCGCTACGACCGCGACCCCTACCTGGTGGTGGTCGACGGGCGGCTGGTGTGGGTGATCGACGCCTACACCGTCACCGACCGCTACCCGTACGCCGCACCCTTCGGCGACGTCAACTACATGCGCAACAGCGTCAAGGTCGTCGTGGACGCCTACGACGGCACGGTGACGTTCTACGCGGTGCAGCCCGACGAGCCGATCCTGCGCACCCTGGCCGCCATCTTCCCCGAGCTGTTCCGGCCGGCGGCGCAGATGCCCCCGGCCCTGGCTGCCCACCTGCGGTACCCGGTGGACCTGTTCGAGGTGCAGGCCCAGGTCTACGCCACCTACCACATGCGGGACCCGCAGGTCTTCTACAACCGGGAGGACGTGTGGGCGATCCCGCGGGAGATCTTCGGCAACGAGACGATCCGCATGGAACCCTACTACGTCACCATGCGCCTGGCCGAGGGCGCGGCACCCGAGTTCGTGCTGATCCTGCCCATGGTGTCGGCGGGCCGCGAGAACATGATCGCCTGGATGGCGGCCCGGAACGACCCCCCGCACTACGGGGAGCTGATCGTCTACCGGTTCCCCAAGGCGCGCACGGTGTTCGGCCCGTTGCAGGTCGAGTCGCGGATCGATCAGGACCCGTTCATCTCGCAGCAGCTCTCGCTGTGGAACCAGCAGGGCTCGCAGGTCATCCGCGGCAACCTGCTGGTGATCCCCATCGAGGACGGGCTGCTCTACGTGGAGCCGCTGTACCTGCAGGCCGAGCGCAGCCAGCTGCCGGAGCTGAAGCGCGTGATCGCGGTCAGCGGCGCGCGCATCGTCATGGCGCCCACGCTGGACGAGGCGCTGGCCGAACTGTTCGGGACGCGGCCGCCGCGGCCGGCACCACCGGCGCTCGGGACGCCCGGCGCGCCCGCAGGACCGGGCTCCGGCGGGACGGTGGGGCCGCCCCCGAGCGCCTCCCCCGGCGGGCCGCTGGCGAGCGGCGCGGAGGCCGCACGCGTCCGGGCCCTGGCTGCGGAGGCGCTGGCCACCTACCGGCGCGCACAGGAGCGCCTGCGGGCCGGCGACCTGGCCGGCTACGGCCGGGAGATGGAGCGGCTGGGGGCGCTATTGGAGCAGCTGCGGCAGGCGGCGGGGCCGTGA